A stretch of Mauremys reevesii isolate NIE-2019 linkage group 25, ASM1616193v1, whole genome shotgun sequence DNA encodes these proteins:
- the GCDH gene encoding glutaryl-CoA dehydrogenase, mitochondrial → GAWLVISPFPVWTGVGVGAEAVRCVPSSHCLSPAPGAQFDWRDPLQLERQLTQEELMIRDSFRTYCQEKLMPRIVMANRNEVFHRDIVSELGELGVLGSTIKGYGCAGTTYVAYGLLAREIERVDSSYRSVLSVQSSLVMHPINAYGTEQQKQKYLPRLATGELLGCFGLTEPNHGSDPGGMETRARYHPASKTYTLSGSKTWITNSPLADLCVVWAVCEDGRIRGFLLERGLKGLSTPKIEGKFSLRASTTGMILMEDVEVPEENLLPHVSGLAGPFGCLNNARYGIAWGALGAAEFCLETARQYALDRIQFGVPLARNQLVQKKLADMLTEITIGLQACLQLGRLKDEDKAAPEMISMLKRNSCGKALDIARQARDMLGGNGIADEYHVIRHVMNLEAVNTYEGTHDIHALILGRAITGLQSFTVGK, encoded by the exons GGTGCCTGGCTTGTCATTTCCCCCTTCCCTGTGTGGACAGGGGTAGGGGTTGGCGCGGAAGCTGTTAGGTGTGTGCCCAGCTCTCACTGTCTTTCTCCAGCCCCGGGAGCCCAGTTCGACTGGCGAGATCCCCTGCAGCTGGAGAGGCAGCTAACCCAGGAGGAGCTCATGATCCGGGATTCCTTCCGCACCTACTGCCAGGAGAAGCTGATGCCACGGATTGTCATGGCCAACCGGAATGAAG TCTTTCACCGGGACATCGTGTcggagctgggggagctgggagtgctgggCTCCACCATCAAAG GTTACGGCTGTGCCGGAACCACCTACGTGGCCTACGGGCTGCTGGCTCGGGAGATCGAGCGAGTGGACAGCAGCTACCGTTCGGTCCTGAGCGTCCAGTCGTCCCTGGTGATGCACCCCATCAACGCCTACGGCACGGAGCAGCAGAAGCAGAAATACCTGCCCCGTCTGG CCAcaggggagctgctgggctgcTTCGGGCTGACGGAGCCCAACCACGGCAGCGACCCCGGGGGCATGGAGACCAGGGCTCGCTACCACCCGGCCAGCAAGACCTACACGCTCAGCGGCTCCAAGACCTG GATCACCAACTCCCCCCTGGCGGATCTCTGCGTGGTGTGGGCTGTGTGTGAGGACGGGAGGATCCGGGGCTTCCTCCTGGAGAGGGGGCTGAAGGGCCTGTCGACCCCCAAGATCGAGGGCAAGTTCTCCCTGCGGGCCTCCACCACCGGCATGATCCTGATGGAGGACGTGGAGGTGCCGGAGGAGAACCTGCTGCCGCATGTCTCCGGGCTCGCA GGTCCGTTTGGCTGTCTGAACAACGCCAGGTATGGCATTGCCTGGGGAGCGCTCGGAGCTGCTGAATTCTGCTTGGAGACAGCCAGGCAGTATGCCTTGGACAG GATCCAGTTTGGGGTGCCGCTGGCTAGGAACCAGCTGGTCCAGAAGAAGCTGGCTGATATGCTCACCGAGATCACCATTGGCTTACAAGCTTGCCTGCAGCTGGGGAGGCTAAAGGATGAAGACAA GGCTGCCCCTGAGATGATCTCCATGCTGAAGCGGAACTCCTGCGGCAAAGCACTGGATATTGCCCGCCAGGCCCGGGACATGCTGGGGGGCAACGGCATCGCCGACGAATACCACGTCATCCGGCATGTCATGAACCTGGAGGCCGTGAACACCTATGAAG GCACGCATGATATCCACGCTCTCATCCTTGGCAGAGCAATCACCGGACTTCAGTCTTTCACCGTTGGCAAATAA